From the Deinococcus radiophilus genome, one window contains:
- a CDS encoding gluconeogenesis factor YvcK family protein, giving the protein MSRPPTSEGGWPHAATVDDADPPSGGWTERLNDWMTPGIRIKRWILLLMVASVLGAFSLLAFFWMSPLRAVMSSFIYRAQLWLLESISSPWLVALALVVLAAAAAIYGIVQINRTLLWAAGMEPKHVARAMSGQHTLSREPRIVAVGGGTGLSNLLRGLKEHSSNLTAVVTVADDGGSSGQLRQSLNMIAPGDLTDCYAALSKHPALSQLLLHRFGRGEGLEGHTFGNLLLATLSEERGGLAPALGDLHEILRMQGKVYPATTEPTTLVARLSDGRTVRGESRLASELGGATVREVLLDPQELPAVPEVIHAIEEADLIVLGPGSLFTSILPVLLVPEVGEALRNTSAPILYVASLMTEPGETERLSLEDHFSVISGHLGRAPDWILLNSQPLPLAVVQHYAQQRAEPLVRSAGGRNLRSRYRYAPLLDQAASPLANHHSALLAQAILQLLEH; this is encoded by the coding sequence ATGAGCCGCCCACCCACGTCCGAAGGGGGCTGGCCCCATGCTGCCACGGTAGACGACGCCGACCCACCATCAGGGGGCTGGACTGAGCGTCTGAATGACTGGATGACGCCGGGCATCCGCATTAAGCGCTGGATCCTGCTGTTGATGGTTGCTTCTGTGCTGGGGGCGTTCTCGCTGCTGGCCTTCTTCTGGATGAGTCCACTACGTGCGGTGATGTCGTCCTTCATTTACCGGGCACAGCTGTGGTTGCTGGAGAGTATCTCCTCACCGTGGCTCGTGGCGCTGGCCCTGGTAGTGTTGGCCGCAGCGGCGGCTATTTATGGCATTGTTCAGATCAACCGCACCCTGCTGTGGGCTGCTGGCATGGAACCAAAGCACGTAGCCAGAGCCATGTCTGGGCAACATACCCTGAGTCGGGAACCCCGCATCGTGGCTGTAGGAGGGGGGACGGGGCTATCCAATCTGCTCCGTGGACTTAAGGAACACAGCAGTAACCTGACCGCAGTGGTCACGGTGGCAGATGACGGCGGTTCCAGTGGCCAGTTGCGTCAGAGCCTGAATATGATTGCCCCTGGTGATTTGACCGATTGTTATGCGGCACTCTCCAAGCATCCGGCCCTCAGTCAGTTGCTGTTGCACCGCTTTGGACGTGGAGAGGGGCTGGAGGGCCATACTTTCGGTAATTTGTTGTTGGCCACCTTGAGCGAGGAGCGTGGTGGACTGGCTCCGGCATTAGGTGATCTGCACGAAATTTTGCGGATGCAGGGCAAGGTCTACCCGGCGACCACTGAGCCTACGACACTTGTGGCCCGCCTCAGTGACGGCCGCACGGTGCGTGGTGAGAGCCGACTGGCGTCCGAGTTGGGAGGGGCCACCGTCCGTGAGGTTTTGCTGGACCCTCAAGAGCTCCCTGCTGTGCCTGAAGTGATCCACGCCATCGAAGAAGCCGATCTGATTGTGCTGGGTCCAGGCAGCCTCTTCACCAGCATCTTGCCCGTATTGCTGGTGCCGGAGGTGGGGGAGGCCTTACGCAACACTTCCGCTCCCATCCTGTATGTGGCCAGCCTGATGACCGAACCTGGCGAGACAGAGCGGCTCAGCCTGGAAGATCATTTTTCGGTGATCTCAGGCCACCTGGGACGTGCACCCGACTGGATTCTGCTCAATAGTCAACCACTTCCGTTGGCGGTGGTACAACATTACGCGCAGCAGAGAGCAGAACCCTTAGTCCGTAGCGCGGGTGGGCGCAATCTACGTTCGCGGTACCGCTATGCTCCGCTCTTGGATCAAGCGGCCAGTCCACTCGCCAACCATCATTCCGCTTTGTTGGCACAGGCTATCTTGCAGCTTCTAGAGCATTGA
- the rapZ gene encoding RNase adapter RapZ → MPFVIVSGLSGSGKSSLLRTLEDSGYLITDNLPPALWLHMYELAQAQGVQDVAVSSDARTRAFLPDLDRHFAELVARDPNVRMIFLEAADEVLLKRYNLSRREHPLGENLLLDFARERELLAPLRALADTVIDTTELTVPDLAQRISGLLKADQRFELRLMSFGFKHAPPRDVDLIIDVRSLPNPYYDPGLRPLTGLDQPVAEHIFASADSEGFYQQVKGFVRTAAERAARSGRHGYSVGIGCTGGQHRSVAVSERLRRELSDLNAELILHRDMPSVAEAYLGEGAGGAVQ, encoded by the coding sequence ATGCCGTTTGTCATCGTGTCGGGGTTATCGGGAAGTGGCAAGAGTTCTCTACTCAGGACGCTGGAGGACTCCGGTTACCTGATCACCGATAACCTGCCCCCGGCGCTGTGGCTGCACATGTACGAGCTGGCCCAGGCGCAGGGCGTACAGGATGTGGCGGTCAGTTCAGATGCCAGAACACGTGCGTTTCTTCCTGATCTGGACCGCCATTTCGCCGAGCTGGTGGCCCGTGATCCGAACGTACGGATGATCTTTCTGGAAGCTGCGGATGAGGTGCTGCTGAAGCGCTATAACCTCTCGCGCCGTGAGCACCCGCTGGGCGAAAATCTACTGCTGGATTTCGCCCGCGAGCGTGAGCTGCTGGCGCCGCTCCGTGCGCTGGCGGATACGGTCATTGATACCACAGAGCTTACGGTTCCCGACCTGGCGCAGCGTATTTCTGGCCTTCTCAAGGCTGACCAGCGCTTTGAACTGCGCCTGATGAGCTTCGGCTTCAAGCACGCCCCACCCCGCGACGTGGACCTCATTATTGATGTGCGTTCGCTCCCCAATCCCTACTATGATCCTGGGCTGCGGCCACTCACTGGACTGGATCAGCCAGTGGCCGAGCACATTTTTGCTTCTGCTGATTCGGAAGGCTTTTATCAGCAGGTGAAGGGCTTCGTACGGACGGCAGCTGAGCGGGCTGCCCGCAGCGGGCGTCACGGTTATTCGGTGGGTATCGGCTGTACCGGGGGACAACACCGTTCAGTCGCCGTGTCCGAGCGGCTGCGGCGTGAGCTGAGCGACCTGAACGCAGAATTGATTCTGCACCGCGATATGCCCAGTGTGGCGGAAGCCTATTTGGGTGAAGGAGCGGGTGGAGCCGTTCAATGA
- the rplJ gene encoding 50S ribosomal protein L10, translating to MANERNQQSLSDLQQSLTDVDSFYLVDYQGLSAGQLSKLRQDIRDKGGQMIVAKNTLIHLALQSSDQDFSDILAGPSALVLASEDPAGVAKALNDVAKGNDAGIPAFKGGFVEGKRVDTGVISKLATLGSKQSLQAEMVGVLSTHLATFIGTLEAYQSKLQAEGGSEAEAAS from the coding sequence ATGGCCAATGAGCGCAATCAACAAAGCCTGAGTGACCTGCAGCAGAGCCTGACGGACGTAGATTCGTTCTACCTGGTGGACTACCAGGGACTGAGCGCTGGACAGCTGTCCAAACTGCGTCAGGACATCCGTGATAAGGGCGGCCAGATGATCGTGGCCAAGAACACCCTGATTCACCTGGCCCTGCAAAGCAGCGATCAGGACTTCTCAGACATCCTCGCCGGACCCAGCGCCTTGGTGCTGGCCAGTGAAGACCCAGCTGGTGTGGCCAAAGCCCTCAACGATGTCGCCAAAGGCAATGACGCCGGAATCCCTGCATTCAAGGGTGGCTTTGTCGAAGGTAAGCGCGTGGACACCGGAGTCATCAGCAAGCTGGCGACCCTGGGCAGCAAGCAGAGCCTGCAGGCCGAAATGGTCGGTGTTCTGTCGACCCACCTCGCAACCTTTATCGGTACGCTGGAAGCCTACCAGAGCAAGCTGCAGGCCGAGGGCGGCAGCGAAGCCGAAGCCGCTTCTTAA
- the rplK gene encoding 50S ribosomal protein L11 yields the protein MKKVLGIVKLQLPAGKATPAPPVGPALGQHGANIMEFAKAFNAQTADKGDAIIPVEITIYADRSFTFVTKTPPMSYLIRKAAGLAKGSGEPNKNKVGKLNWDQVLEIAQTKMPDLNAGSVEAAANTVAGTARSMGVTIEGGPNA from the coding sequence ATGAAAAAAGTTCTAGGGATTGTCAAGCTGCAACTCCCCGCAGGCAAGGCCACTCCGGCCCCGCCCGTCGGTCCGGCGCTGGGTCAGCACGGTGCGAACATCATGGAGTTCGCTAAGGCCTTTAACGCCCAGACCGCCGATAAAGGCGACGCGATTATTCCTGTAGAAATCACCATCTACGCGGACCGCTCGTTTACCTTCGTCACCAAGACCCCGCCTATGAGCTACCTGATCCGCAAAGCGGCAGGCCTGGCAAAAGGTAGCGGCGAACCCAACAAGAACAAAGTGGGTAAGCTGAACTGGGATCAGGTGCTGGAGATTGCCCAGACCAAGATGCCCGACCTGAACGCTGGTTCTGTAGAAGCGGCGGCCAACACTGTGGCCGGTACCGCCCGTTCGATGGGCGTGACCATCGAAGGAGGCCCCAATGCCTAA
- the nusG gene encoding transcription termination/antitermination protein NusG gives MSIEWYAVHTYIGQEDRVHSHLLERARKLGMLGTKIYQVLQPSEQAVELKEGGKKETVERKLFPGYVFVQMDVEDDDAPGELGESWEVVRNTNGVTGFVGTSTRPVPLSPDEVQRLLASVGVGAAPKAEAPKVQIDLKPGDMVKVKSGPFADFNGVVSEINAPQAKVKVLVSIFGRETPVELDFAEVSK, from the coding sequence ATGAGTATTGAATGGTACGCGGTTCACACCTACATCGGCCAGGAAGACCGGGTGCACAGCCACCTGCTGGAGCGCGCCCGCAAACTGGGCATGCTGGGCACCAAGATCTATCAGGTGTTGCAGCCGAGCGAACAGGCTGTAGAGCTGAAAGAGGGCGGCAAAAAAGAAACCGTGGAGCGTAAACTGTTTCCCGGTTATGTCTTCGTGCAAATGGACGTCGAAGACGACGACGCCCCCGGCGAATTGGGAGAGTCCTGGGAAGTGGTCCGCAATACCAATGGTGTGACTGGCTTCGTAGGTACCTCGACCCGTCCTGTACCGCTTTCTCCTGACGAGGTACAGCGCCTGCTGGCCTCGGTCGGTGTGGGAGCGGCACCCAAGGCCGAGGCTCCTAAGGTCCAGATCGACCTTAAGCCTGGCGATATGGTTAAGGTCAAGAGTGGTCCCTTTGCTGATTTCAACGGCGTGGTCAGCGAGATCAACGCGCCCCAGGCAAAAGTCAAGGTGCTTGTCAGCATCTTTGGCCGCGAAACTCCGGTCGAACTGGACTTTGCCGAAGTGAGTAAGTAA
- the secE gene encoding preprotein translocase subunit SecE: MNLSQYLQESREELSRVSWPTRPQVWEGTQAVLLFLVALTLIVYLMDLVFTTLIKGVLL; this comes from the coding sequence ATGAATCTGAGTCAATATTTACAGGAATCGCGTGAAGAGCTGAGCCGTGTGTCCTGGCCGACCCGCCCACAGGTGTGGGAAGGAACCCAGGCTGTGCTGCTGTTTCTGGTGGCCCTGACGTTGATCGTCTACCTGATGGATCTGGTGTTCACCACCCTGATTAAGGGGGTACTGCTATGA
- a CDS encoding IS982 family transposase: MGRPDLTILPIREALQVLSQWVQPHIPVKLLHEHEKISDANLIGIAILQKLHKQPYFSRWWHSLKINHFPNLPSETQARIRLKRLLPVIEQLSHEVQALDFVAVDSEPLPVCTFKRAPRCKFRGAKHGFSTAGLVFGFKLHAWCGLNGEIVAYDIRPANEHDYSVLCEMNRKWPAYGGPQQIGDKGYQSLTTITPPKINARKPRPRWREEFGAARKCVESAFSVLVGAGLLWGQVKTMPSLRLKVALHVLAHNLKYRDLMT; this comes from the coding sequence ATGGGCCGTCCCGACCTTACTATACTCCCTATCCGCGAAGCACTCCAAGTCCTCAGCCAGTGGGTTCAGCCTCACATCCCTGTAAAATTGCTCCACGAGCACGAGAAAATCAGTGATGCCAACCTCATCGGCATCGCCATTCTCCAGAAGCTCCATAAGCAACCTTATTTCAGCCGATGGTGGCATTCGCTGAAAATCAATCACTTCCCGAATCTGCCTTCCGAGACACAGGCTAGAATCCGTCTGAAACGGCTCTTGCCCGTCATCGAACAATTGAGCCACGAAGTCCAGGCCCTGGACTTCGTGGCGGTTGATTCTGAACCACTCCCCGTCTGTACCTTCAAACGAGCACCGCGTTGCAAGTTCAGGGGTGCCAAGCATGGTTTCAGCACCGCTGGCCTGGTCTTTGGATTCAAGCTTCACGCCTGGTGCGGACTCAACGGTGAAATCGTGGCGTACGATATCCGCCCTGCCAACGAGCACGACTACAGCGTCTTGTGTGAGATGAACCGAAAGTGGCCCGCTTACGGCGGGCCACAGCAGATTGGAGATAAGGGCTATCAGTCGCTGACGACTATCACACCACCAAAAATCAATGCACGGAAGCCCAGACCACGTTGGCGAGAAGAATTTGGAGCGGCCAGGAAGTGTGTTGAGTCGGCATTCTCGGTTCTGGTCGGTGCTGGACTCCTTTGGGGACAGGTAAAAACAATGCCGAGTTTGAGACTTAAAGTCGCACTCCATGTCCTGGCACACAACCTGAAATACAGAGACTTGATGACCTGA
- the rplA gene encoding 50S ribosomal protein L1 has product MPKHGKRYRALKDKVDRNKQYSITEATDLVKELANAKFDETVEVHFRLGIDPRKSDQSVRGTVALPHGTGREVRVAVITKGENVAAAEAAGADVVGSEELIDRIAGGFMDFDAVVATPDMMAQIGQKLARLLGPRGLLPNPKSGTVGPNVDEMVRGLKTGRIEFRNDKTGVVHAPIGKASFGADALTENYRALVQALEAAKPGSAKGVFLRSAYLASTMGPSVPVSLSAQTQA; this is encoded by the coding sequence ATGCCTAAGCATGGTAAGCGTTACCGCGCCCTGAAAGACAAGGTGGACCGCAACAAGCAGTACTCGATCACCGAGGCGACGGATCTGGTTAAAGAACTGGCCAACGCCAAGTTTGACGAGACTGTCGAAGTGCACTTCCGTCTGGGCATTGACCCCCGTAAGAGTGACCAGTCGGTACGCGGCACCGTGGCTCTGCCTCACGGCACGGGCCGTGAAGTGCGCGTGGCCGTGATCACCAAGGGTGAAAACGTCGCTGCTGCCGAAGCTGCTGGCGCTGATGTGGTGGGCAGTGAAGAACTGATTGACCGTATCGCTGGTGGCTTCATGGACTTCGACGCTGTCGTAGCGACTCCTGACATGATGGCCCAAATCGGCCAGAAACTGGCCCGTCTGCTCGGCCCCCGTGGTCTGCTCCCTAACCCCAAGAGCGGTACGGTCGGCCCTAACGTGGACGAAATGGTGCGCGGTCTGAAGACCGGCCGTATCGAGTTCCGCAACGACAAGACTGGCGTGGTGCATGCTCCTATCGGCAAGGCCAGCTTCGGTGCTGATGCCCTGACCGAGAACTACCGCGCGCTGGTGCAGGCTCTGGAGGCCGCCAAGCCTGGCAGCGCCAAAGGTGTGTTCCTGCGCAGCGCTTATCTGGCCAGTACCATGGGACCCAGTGTCCCGGTCAGCCTGAGCGCTCAGACTCAAGCCTAA
- a CDS encoding QcrA and Rieske domain-containing protein, with protein sequence MTEHPPPQRPYRRLSRRDLLGYWWTVPVVGTLGTFGWLGLRAERILGSKEAPGDPDFQMTEPAPITEIATLPEVWDSLEFSYEGTPAIVLRLPEAVSGGLSDGAAHFAAFSRLCTHLQCPVVVVRDPEVLALAYNYRAQDNDHPQLGCPCHYSVFDPLRAGAAVFGQATRPLSRIALEQRGTTLWAVGLET encoded by the coding sequence ATGACTGAGCATCCTCCTCCTCAGCGCCCCTATCGCCGCCTCAGCCGCCGCGATCTGCTGGGGTACTGGTGGACTGTACCTGTTGTTGGCACCCTGGGAACATTTGGCTGGCTGGGCCTACGGGCCGAAAGAATTCTGGGCAGCAAAGAGGCACCCGGCGATCCTGACTTTCAGATGACCGAACCTGCACCTATCACTGAAATCGCTACACTTCCTGAAGTCTGGGACAGTCTCGAATTCAGTTATGAGGGGACGCCTGCAATTGTTCTGCGGCTCCCCGAAGCAGTTAGTGGCGGCCTTAGCGACGGTGCGGCGCATTTCGCCGCCTTTTCGCGGCTCTGCACTCACCTGCAGTGTCCCGTGGTGGTGGTCCGTGATCCAGAAGTCCTCGCCTTGGCTTACAACTACCGCGCCCAGGACAATGATCATCCCCAGTTGGGCTGCCCCTGCCATTATTCGGTGTTTGATCCTCTACGGGCTGGCGCCGCCGTCTTTGGGCAGGCCACCCGACCACTCTCACGTATTGCTCTGGAGCAGCGAGGCACCACACTCTGGGCTGTGGGGCTGGAAACTTAA
- a CDS encoding ATP-dependent helicase, protein MVFVTLARVTPDAPTDLLAQLNEQQAAAADHYTGPALVIAGAGSGKTRTLIYRIAHLIAHYGAEPGEILAVTFTNKAAAEMRERASRLVPGADRLWMSTFHSAGVRILRAYGEHIGLRRGFVIYDDDDQLDILKQITGSMSGFGPDTNLRAVRGQIDRAKSNLVTPGQMLAGGEPYLAGLPRELVAEAYSQYESRKKAQNAIDFGDLITETVRLFQEVPAVLDKVQNRARFIHVDEYQDTNKAQYELTRLLASRDGNLLVVGDPDQSIYRFRGADIQNILDFQKDYPDAKVYRLESNYRSSASVLTAANRLIEQNTERLEKTLKPVKEAGHPVVFHRANDHRGEGDFVADWLTRLHGEGRDFADMAVLYRTNAQSRVVEESLRRVGIPARIVGGVGFYDRREIRDILAYARLALNPADDVALRRIISRPRRGIGDTSLTRLLDWAAQHGTSALEACARAEQDGILERGANKATEFADLMHSMSEAADNYEPAQFLRFVMESSGYLDMLRQEGTEGQTRLENLEELISAAEEWSQDNHGTIGDFLDDAALLSSVDDMRAQQENKGVPEDAVTLMTLHNAKGLEFPVVFIVGVEEGLLPSRNSLNERGGVEEERRLFYVGITRAMERLFLTAAENRMQYGRTNSAEDSRFLEEIGTEFETWNAFGQAVDYRQKSWKDFRPSAPAQPTVKNTSALTADLAYRGGEKVLHPKFGEGQVLAVAGMGDKQEVTVHFPAVGAKKLLVKFANLKPA, encoded by the coding sequence ATGGTTTTTGTTACACTGGCCCGCGTGACTCCTGACGCGCCCACCGATCTTCTCGCGCAGCTCAACGAACAGCAGGCCGCCGCCGCAGATCACTACACCGGCCCTGCGCTGGTGATTGCCGGCGCGGGCAGTGGCAAGACCCGGACCCTGATTTACCGGATCGCCCATCTGATCGCCCATTACGGTGCTGAACCGGGCGAGATTCTGGCGGTGACCTTTACCAACAAGGCGGCTGCCGAGATGCGTGAGCGGGCCAGCCGCCTGGTGCCTGGAGCTGACCGCCTCTGGATGAGCACCTTTCACTCGGCGGGAGTACGGATTCTGCGGGCGTATGGCGAACATATCGGCCTGCGCCGGGGTTTCGTGATTTACGATGACGATGACCAGCTGGACATCCTGAAGCAGATTACCGGGTCTATGTCGGGTTTCGGGCCGGATACCAATCTCCGGGCAGTACGGGGCCAGATTGACCGCGCCAAGAGCAATTTGGTCACACCAGGGCAAATGCTGGCGGGCGGCGAACCCTACTTGGCGGGCTTGCCACGTGAACTGGTCGCAGAAGCCTACAGTCAGTATGAGTCGCGCAAGAAGGCCCAGAATGCCATTGATTTTGGGGACCTGATTACCGAGACGGTTCGGCTGTTTCAGGAAGTTCCAGCCGTGCTGGACAAGGTGCAAAACCGCGCCCGCTTTATTCATGTGGACGAGTATCAGGACACCAACAAGGCCCAGTACGAACTGACCCGTCTGCTGGCCTCGCGTGACGGAAACCTGCTGGTCGTGGGCGATCCGGATCAGTCCATCTACCGCTTTCGTGGGGCTGATATTCAGAACATTCTGGACTTTCAAAAAGATTATCCGGACGCCAAGGTCTATCGGCTGGAAAGCAACTACCGCTCCAGCGCCAGCGTGCTGACCGCTGCCAATCGCCTGATTGAGCAGAATACCGAGCGCCTTGAAAAAACTCTGAAGCCTGTGAAGGAAGCGGGGCATCCAGTGGTGTTTCACCGTGCCAACGATCACCGGGGTGAGGGTGACTTTGTGGCCGATTGGCTGACCCGGCTGCACGGCGAGGGGCGCGACTTTGCCGACATGGCGGTGCTGTACCGTACCAATGCTCAGTCCCGCGTGGTCGAGGAATCACTGCGGCGTGTGGGCATCCCGGCCCGCATTGTGGGAGGTGTAGGTTTTTATGATCGCCGCGAAATCCGCGACATCTTGGCGTATGCCCGGCTGGCGCTAAACCCGGCTGACGATGTGGCCCTGCGGCGTATCATCAGTCGCCCGCGCCGGGGAATTGGGGATACCTCGCTGACCCGCTTACTGGACTGGGCGGCGCAGCATGGCACGTCCGCGCTGGAAGCCTGTGCCCGCGCTGAGCAGGATGGCATCCTGGAACGCGGTGCCAACAAAGCCACCGAGTTTGCAGACCTGATGCACAGCATGAGCGAGGCAGCCGACAACTATGAACCAGCCCAGTTTTTAAGGTTCGTGATGGAAAGCAGCGGTTACCTCGACATGCTGCGTCAGGAGGGCACTGAAGGGCAAACCCGCCTGGAAAACTTGGAAGAACTGATCAGTGCTGCTGAGGAATGGTCGCAGGACAATCACGGCACCATTGGCGACTTTTTGGATGACGCCGCGCTGCTGTCCAGCGTGGACGACATGCGGGCGCAGCAGGAAAACAAAGGTGTACCCGAAGACGCCGTGACCCTGATGACCCTGCACAATGCCAAGGGACTGGAATTTCCGGTGGTGTTTATTGTGGGTGTAGAAGAGGGCCTGCTTCCCAGTCGTAACTCGCTGAACGAGCGCGGCGGGGTAGAGGAGGAACGCCGACTCTTTTACGTGGGTATTACGCGGGCAATGGAGCGACTGTTTCTCACGGCTGCCGAGAACCGGATGCAGTATGGTCGCACCAATTCAGCTGAGGACAGCCGTTTTCTGGAAGAGATCGGCACGGAGTTCGAAACTTGGAACGCCTTCGGGCAGGCCGTGGACTACCGCCAGAAAAGCTGGAAGGATTTCCGCCCGTCTGCACCTGCCCAACCTACGGTCAAGAACACCAGTGCTCTGACTGCCGATCTCGCCTACCGCGGCGGTGAGAAGGTCCTGCATCCCAAATTTGGCGAAGGCCAGGTGCTGGCGGTAGCGGGCATGGGGGACAAGCAGGAAGTGACGGTGCATTTTCCAGCAGTTGGAGCCAAGAAGCTGCTGGTCAAGTTCGCCAACCTGAAGCCTGCCTGA
- a CDS encoding S-layer homology domain-containing protein → MRKSIIAATLAMTVGVAGAQAGGGYADNTQYVAPVTTTAPAVTAPVTGAVVLTDVPAGHWAREAVEAIVEAGLIQGFPDGTFRGNENLTRYQAAMIFHRLLQSGALSGDGISDEDLLVITRGMQEVSTELAAISSRLTDVERLTVEQQARIDAIEAAIMDMDGADNSALVARIDALEARIAALEGRPVTETPVTDAPVVVVPVEVEPGDIVITPPVVTDPINNGSYAGIRVGGEFTHADYPVNQRCINPLDSFNRDNTGDRERRERYCGTVGVVFGGNSALNVGGADVGYRVNADYIPGRYNAVAADVNATVGADLGVAQPYAGLGLGAVNGPTALSNDVTRATDFYANGLVGADFKVQPNIGLFLEGNGKYYFTSQTEVADTQLGDANSGLGFGVKGGVKLFF, encoded by the coding sequence ATGCGTAAATCCATTATTGCGGCCACCCTGGCCATGACCGTTGGCGTTGCTGGAGCCCAGGCTGGTGGCGGCTATGCCGACAACACCCAGTACGTTGCCCCAGTGACCACCACCGCCCCCGCTGTCACGGCTCCCGTGACTGGCGCTGTGGTGCTGACCGACGTGCCTGCTGGCCACTGGGCCCGTGAAGCTGTCGAAGCCATCGTTGAAGCTGGCCTGATCCAGGGCTTTCCCGACGGCACCTTCCGTGGTAACGAGAACCTGACCCGTTATCAGGCTGCCATGATCTTCCACCGTCTGCTGCAGAGCGGCGCCCTGAGCGGCGACGGCATCAGCGACGAAGACCTGCTGGTCATCACCCGTGGTATGCAGGAAGTCAGCACTGAGCTGGCCGCCATCAGCAGCCGCCTGACCGACGTCGAGCGTCTGACTGTTGAGCAGCAGGCCCGCATCGACGCTATTGAAGCAGCCATCATGGACATGGACGGCGCTGACAACAGTGCTCTGGTAGCTCGTATTGATGCCCTGGAAGCCCGCATTGCTGCCCTGGAAGGCCGTCCTGTGACGGAAACCCCTGTGACTGACGCTCCTGTGGTTGTAGTGCCTGTCGAAGTGGAGCCCGGCGACATCGTCATCACTCCTCCCGTTGTGACTGATCCCATCAACAACGGCTCTTACGCTGGTATCCGTGTGGGTGGCGAGTTCACCCACGCTGATTATCCTGTTAACCAGCGCTGCATCAACCCGCTGGACAGCTTTAACCGCGACAACACCGGTGACCGCGAGCGCCGCGAGCGCTACTGTGGAACCGTTGGTGTGGTCTTCGGTGGCAACAGTGCCCTGAACGTGGGTGGCGCAGACGTGGGCTACCGTGTCAACGCTGACTACATCCCTGGCCGCTACAACGCTGTGGCTGCTGATGTAAACGCCACTGTTGGCGCTGATCTGGGTGTTGCTCAGCCTTACGCCGGCCTGGGCCTGGGTGCTGTGAACGGCCCTACCGCTCTGTCCAACGATGTTACCCGTGCTACTGACTTCTACGCCAACGGTCTGGTGGGTGCTGACTTTAAGGTGCAGCCCAACATCGGCCTGTTCTTGGAAGGCAACGGCAAGTACTACTTCACCAGCCAAACCGAAGTTGCTGATACCCAACTGGGTGACGCTAACAGCGGCCTGGGCTTCGGTGTCAAGGGCGGCGTCAAGCTGTTCTTCTAA
- the rplL gene encoding 50S ribosomal protein L7/L12: MAYDKQALIDQLSQLTIMELADLIDGLKETWGVEAVVAAAGAGAGAGAGEAAAEKDEFDVVLVDAGSSKINVIKEIRAITGLGLKEAKDMAEKGGAIKEAVAKDEANKMKEQLEAAGAKVELK; the protein is encoded by the coding sequence ATGGCATACGACAAACAAGCACTGATTGACCAACTGAGCCAACTGACCATTATGGAACTGGCTGATCTGATTGACGGCCTGAAAGAAACCTGGGGCGTCGAAGCCGTTGTGGCCGCTGCTGGCGCTGGCGCTGGCGCCGGTGCTGGCGAAGCCGCTGCTGAAAAAGACGAGTTCGATGTGGTTCTGGTGGACGCCGGTTCCAGCAAGATCAACGTCATTAAGGAAATCCGCGCCATCACCGGCCTGGGCCTGAAGGAAGCCAAGGACATGGCCGAGAAGGGCGGCGCCATCAAGGAAGCCGTGGCCAAGGACGAAGCCAACAAGATGAAAGAGCAGCTGGAAGCTGCCGGCGCTAAAGTCGAACTGAAATAA
- the rpmG gene encoding 50S ribosomal protein L33, with the protein MAKDGPRMIIKMESTAGTGFYYTTTKNRRNTQEKLELRKFDPVARKHVTFKEKKV; encoded by the coding sequence ATGGCGAAAGACGGACCCCGCATGATCATCAAGATGGAAAGCACCGCTGGTACGGGCTTTTACTACACCACCACCAAGAACCGCCGCAACACCCAGGAAAAGTTGGAGCTGCGCAAGTTCGACCCTGTGGCCCGCAAGCACGTCACCTTCAAAGAGAAAAAAGTCTGA